One window of Leopardus geoffroyi isolate Oge1 chromosome B3, O.geoffroyi_Oge1_pat1.0, whole genome shotgun sequence genomic DNA carries:
- the THAP10 gene encoding THAP domain-containing protein 10, protein MPARCVAAHCGNTTKSGKSLFRFPKDRAVRLLWDRFVRGRRADWYGGNDRSVICSDHFAPACFDVSSVIQKNLRFSQRLRLVAGAVPTLHRLSGPAPQGEEEGEQAGGPEKRGEPQAVRQAEAAPGPASCTLLPARKRAAASQITCENEITQTQVRADNLSPGVTSVPTHCEEGPVHKSTQISLKRPPHRSVGIQAKVKVFGKQLCNATTQTDELRSGSASLFDIYSSDSETDADWDLESEQSGLSCVAVQVKEESC, encoded by the exons ATGCCGGCCCGCTGCGTGGCCGCCCACTGCGGCAACACCACCAAGTCCGGGAAGTCGCTGTTCCGCTTCCCCAAGGACCGGGCCGTGCGGCTGCTGTGGGACCGCTTCGTGCGGGGCCGCCGCGCCGACTGGTACGGGGGCAACGACCGCTCTGTCATCTGCTCGGACCACTTCGCTCCGGCCTGTTTTGACGTGTCTTCAGTTATCCAGAAGAATCTGCGCTTCTCGCAGCGCCTGAGGCTCGTGGCGGGCGCCGTGCCCACCCTGCACCGGCTGTCCGGCCCAGCACCccagggggaagaagagggagagcaaGCGGGCGGCCCTGAAAAGAGAGGAGAGCCCCAGGCGGTGAGGCAGGCGGAGGCCGCCCCGGGCCCAGCCTCCTGTACGCTCCTCCCGGCCAGGAAGAGGGCTGCGGCTTCACAG ATTACATGTGAAAATGAAATTACGCAAACACAGGTCCGCGCTGATAATCTATCTCCTGGTGTCACTTCAGTACCTACTCACTGTGAAGAAGGTCCAGTGCATAAAAGTACGCAGATTTCTCTGAAAAGGCCCCCTCACCGAAGTGTTG GTATTCAGGCCAAGGTAAAAGTGTTTGGAAAACAACTGTGTAATGCCACTACTCAGACAGATGAATTGCGGTCTGGAAGTGCCTCTCTCTTTGACATTTACTCCAGTGACTCAGAGACAGATGCAGACTGGGACCTTGAGAGTGAGCAGAGCGGTTTGTCTTGCGTTGCTGTGCAGGTGAAAGAAGAATCCTGTTAA